One genomic window of Nicotiana sylvestris chromosome 10, ASM39365v2, whole genome shotgun sequence includes the following:
- the LOC138879694 gene encoding uncharacterized protein, translating into MANFQVVELVGLSGGLCLLWSDAIQCIFLYLSTDRVTRRRQFDELVTKYTKWGSSWTIAGDFNNIIDDTGKIGGRARESWSFNDFKIFIWKLNGIDLGYKGKPWTWWCYRKNEGVIQERLDRTLGSPHWRAKFDNANVIHVETEASDHVALIISTETSLVRKKKRFYFDKRWCDKEEITGMIQRA; encoded by the exons ATGGCTAACTTTCAAGTAGTTGAGCTTGTTGGACTATCGGGTGGTTTGTGCTTGCTTTGGTCTGATGCTATTCAG TGTATTTTTCTTTATCTAAGTACCGATAGAGTTACCAGAAGAAGACAATTTGATGAACTTGTAACTAAATATACTAAATGGGGTTCCTCTTGGACTATTGCTGGtgattttaataatataattgacGACACGGGAAAAATTGGAGGACGGGCGAGAGAATCTTGGtcctttaatgattttaaaatttttatttggAAACTAAATGGAATTGATTTAGGTTATAAAGGAAAGCCATGGACTTGGTGGTGTTATAGGAAAAATGAGGGTGTGATTCAAGAACGACTGGATAGAACTTTAGGATCTCCTCACTGGAGAGCTAAATTTGATAATGCAAATGTTATTCATGTTGAAACTGAAGCTTCAGATCATGTGGCTCTTATTATTTCTACCGAAACTAGTCTtgtaagaaaaaagaaaagattttACTTTGATAAAAGATGGTGTGACAAGGAGGAAATCACTGGCATGATTCAGAGAGCTTGA